The following coding sequences are from one Ruminococcus flavefaciens AE3010 window:
- a CDS encoding DUF6465 family protein, translating to MPEKKTAENKVVETAAAPAEEKKAAAKKAPAAKKPAEKKAAAAKKPAEKKATAAKKPAEKKAAAKKPAAKKTAAAAVDSKVVIQAMGSEVNTAELIAKATKASGAKTVKKVDVYVRPEVNKVYYVVNGDILGDFDLF from the coding sequence ATGCCGGAAAAGAAGACTGCAGAAAATAAAGTAGTTGAGACAGCTGCTGCTCCTGCTGAGGAGAAAAAGGCTGCTGCAAAGAAGGCTCCTGCTGCTAAGAAGCCTGCTGAGAAAAAGGCTGCTGCTGCTAAGAAGCCCGCTGAGAAAAAGGCTACAGCTGCTAAGAAGCCCGCTGAGAAGAAGGCTGCTGCTAAGAAGCCCGCTGCTAAGAAAACAGCTGCAGCTGCTGTAGACAGCAAGGTAGTTATTCAGGCTATGGGTTCAGAGGTAAACACAGCTGAGCTTATTGCAAAGGCTACAAAGGCTTCAGGCGCAAAGACTGTTAAGAAGGTCGACGTTTATGTAAGACCTGAGGTAAACAAGGTTTACTATGTTGTCAACGGCGATATTCTTGGCGATTTTGATCTTTTCTAA
- a CDS encoding HU family DNA-binding protein → MTKTELISAVAEKADFTKKNAETAVNAIIATITDALASGEKVSIVGFGTFEVRDRKAKQVINPQTKKMMTAPASKAPAFKAGQALKNAVNK, encoded by the coding sequence ATGACAAAGACCGAATTAATCAGTGCAGTTGCTGAAAAGGCAGACTTCACAAAGAAGAATGCAGAGACTGCTGTAAATGCTATCATTGCAACAATCACAGACGCTCTCGCAAGCGGTGAGAAGGTTTCAATCGTTGGCTTTGGTACTTTTGAAGTTCGTGACCGTAAGGCTAAGCAGGTTATCAACCCTCAGACAAAGAAGATGATGACTGCTCCTGCATCTAAGGCTCCTGCTTTCAAGGCTGGTCAGGCTCTCAAGAACGCTGTAAACAAGTAA
- a CDS encoding EFR1 family ferrodoxin (N-terminal region resembles flavodoxins. C-terminal ferrodoxin region binds two 4Fe-4S clusters.), with amino-acid sequence MIVYFSATGNSKYAAQRIADALGEKTMSIEEGCCDITLEEDECFGIVTPTHWWALPIPVRAFLKKLSLKRSGRHYVFVASTYGTTPGCSGEETRQLLKEKGIRLSAAYSIKMPDNWTVTFDLSDPAKVAKQNQKAEVNIDRTIAKILHRKKGNYMALKTPYIIYPYTDKVFAKVRSTKNLTVEDSCIGCGLCAEKCPVKAIRIRDGKPVWVRDRCALCFRCIHQCPKFAIQFWNGATKKHGQYTNPNVKI; translated from the coding sequence ATGATCGTTTATTTTTCGGCAACAGGAAACAGCAAGTATGCGGCGCAGCGCATAGCTGACGCTCTCGGAGAAAAGACCATGTCTATCGAGGAGGGCTGCTGTGACATCACGCTTGAGGAGGACGAGTGCTTCGGCATAGTTACGCCTACTCACTGGTGGGCGCTGCCAATTCCTGTGAGAGCCTTTCTGAAAAAGCTCAGCTTAAAGAGAAGCGGCAGGCATTATGTCTTTGTTGCTTCAACCTACGGAACAACTCCGGGATGCAGCGGCGAGGAGACACGGCAGCTGCTGAAAGAAAAGGGGATAAGGCTGAGTGCGGCTTACAGCATAAAAATGCCCGACAACTGGACTGTTACCTTTGACCTGTCAGACCCTGCAAAGGTGGCAAAGCAGAATCAAAAGGCTGAGGTAAATATCGACAGGACTATTGCAAAGATACTGCACAGGAAAAAGGGCAACTACATGGCGCTGAAAACTCCATACATTATATATCCTTATACGGACAAGGTTTTTGCCAAGGTGAGAAGCACAAAGAACCTGACTGTTGAGGACAGCTGTATCGGCTGCGGTCTGTGCGCGGAAAAATGTCCCGTAAAGGCTATCAGGATAAGAGACGGCAAGCCTGTATGGGTCAGGGACAGATGCGCCCTGTGTTTCAGATGTATCCACCAATGTCCTAAGTTTGCTATCCAGTTCTGGAACGGCGCTACAAAAAAACACGGACAATACACTAATCCCAATGTGAAAATTTAA
- the rbr gene encoding rubrerythrin, whose translation MDKKAMYKISYGLFVVTANRDGKDNGCITNTLAQVTSSPNRVSLTVAKTNYTHDMIMDTGKFTASVIGTDADFSLFKHFGFQSGRDVDKFADFTDCKRAENGTLIITKGTNAFISCSVWHSIDLGSHTMFIADVTDMEVLSDTPSATYEYYQSNIKPKPEAVGKTPDGQTIWRCVICGYEYVGEELPDDFVCPICKHGKADFEKVTKNDAVPVGKTDSGETIWRCTVCGYEYIGDELPADFECPLCGVGADQFELISSAPAKSSGGNKYAGTKTEKNLLEAFAGESQARNKYTYYASVAKKNGYEQIAALFLQTAENEKEHAKLWFKALGGIGDTAENLLHAAEGENFEWTDMYERMAKEADEEGFHDLAEQFRGVGAIEKHHEERYRALLHNVEAMEVFKKSGVTMWECRNCGHIVIGTEAPEVCPVCFHPQSYFEVRRENY comes from the coding sequence ATGGACAAGAAAGCAATGTACAAAATAAGCTACGGACTATTCGTCGTTACAGCCAATCGTGACGGCAAGGATAACGGCTGTATCACAAATACCCTTGCGCAGGTGACTTCATCTCCCAACAGAGTGAGCCTTACTGTTGCAAAGACCAACTATACTCACGATATGATAATGGACACAGGAAAATTCACGGCTTCCGTAATAGGTACCGATGCTGACTTTTCGCTTTTCAAGCATTTCGGATTTCAGTCGGGACGCGACGTGGACAAGTTTGCGGACTTCACCGACTGCAAACGTGCTGAAAACGGCACTCTTATCATAACAAAGGGCACTAATGCTTTTATATCATGCTCTGTATGGCACAGCATCGACCTTGGCTCACATACAATGTTCATAGCCGATGTTACGGATATGGAAGTCCTCAGCGATACTCCTTCCGCAACCTATGAATACTACCAGAGCAATATCAAGCCAAAGCCCGAAGCAGTTGGAAAGACTCCCGACGGTCAGACCATATGGAGATGTGTTATCTGCGGCTATGAGTACGTTGGCGAGGAGCTGCCCGACGACTTTGTCTGTCCTATATGCAAGCACGGCAAGGCAGATTTTGAAAAGGTTACCAAGAATGACGCCGTACCCGTTGGCAAGACAGACAGCGGCGAGACTATATGGAGATGTACAGTCTGCGGCTATGAGTACATCGGCGACGAGCTCCCTGCGGACTTTGAATGTCCTCTCTGCGGAGTTGGTGCAGACCAGTTTGAGCTTATAAGCTCCGCACCAGCCAAGAGCAGCGGCGGCAACAAATATGCAGGCACAAAGACCGAGAAGAATCTTCTTGAAGCATTTGCAGGCGAATCGCAGGCGCGAAACAAGTACACATACTATGCTTCCGTTGCAAAGAAGAACGGTTACGAGCAGATAGCTGCACTGTTCCTGCAAACTGCCGAAAACGAAAAGGAACATGCAAAGCTGTGGTTCAAGGCGCTTGGCGGAATAGGTGATACTGCCGAGAATCTGCTCCATGCAGCCGAGGGCGAGAACTTCGAGTGGACTGACATGTATGAAAGAATGGCTAAGGAAGCCGACGAAGAGGGCTTCCACGACCTTGCGGAGCAGTTCCGCGGCGTAGGAGCTATCGAGAAGCATCATGAGGAGCGTTACCGCGCTCTGCTCCATAACGTTGAGGCTATGGAAGTGTTCAAAAAGAGCGGCGTTACCATGTGGGAGTGCCGAAACTGCGGACATATAGTAATAGGCACTGAGGCTCCCGAGGTATGTCCCGTATGCTTCCACCCGCAGAGCTATTTTGAGGTGCGCAGGGAAAACTATTGA
- the thiD gene encoding bifunctional hydroxymethylpyrimidine kinase/phosphomethylpyrimidine kinase, whose product MRTALTIAGSDSCGGAGIQADMKTMTMNGVFAMSAITALTAQNTTGVTGIMEVTPEFLAMQLDAVFADIRPDAVKTGMVSSDKLIKTIAAKLREYKAENIVVDPVMVATSGAKLIADEAVETLKAELLLIATVVTPNIPEAEILADMKITSQDDMVKAAQIIGEKYSCAVLCKGGHSLSDANDLLWNSGSKKWFNGKRIDNPNTHGTGCTLSSAIASNLAKGFTLEKSVERAKDYISGALAAMLDLGKGSGPMNHAFALSGEFAKEAE is encoded by the coding sequence ATGAGAACAGCATTAACGATCGCAGGAAGCGACTCCTGCGGAGGCGCCGGCATTCAGGCGGACATGAAGACCATGACCATGAATGGTGTTTTCGCTATGAGCGCGATAACCGCTCTCACCGCACAGAACACGACCGGCGTAACAGGTATTATGGAGGTAACGCCTGAATTCTTAGCCATGCAGCTTGACGCTGTGTTTGCGGACATTCGTCCCGACGCAGTAAAGACAGGCATGGTATCCTCTGACAAGCTTATAAAAACTATCGCTGCAAAGCTCCGCGAATACAAGGCGGAGAACATCGTTGTGGACCCCGTTATGGTGGCTACAAGCGGCGCAAAGCTCATTGCCGACGAGGCCGTGGAAACTCTAAAAGCCGAGCTCCTTCTCATTGCGACTGTCGTAACCCCCAATATCCCCGAGGCTGAGATACTTGCGGATATGAAGATAACCTCACAGGACGACATGGTAAAGGCTGCTCAGATCATCGGCGAGAAATACAGCTGCGCCGTGCTCTGCAAGGGCGGTCACAGCCTCAGTGACGCTAACGACCTGCTCTGGAACAGCGGCAGCAAAAAATGGTTCAACGGCAAGCGCATAGATAACCCAAATACCCACGGTACGGGCTGTACCCTGTCAAGCGCTATCGCTTCCAATCTTGCAAAGGGCTTCACTCTTGAGAAGTCCGTGGAACGCGCAAAGGACTACATCTCGGGGGCTCTCGCAGCAATGCTTGACCTCGGTAAGGGCAGCGGTCCAATGAATCACGCCTTCGCTCTCTCGGGAGAGTTCGCAAAGGAGGCGGAATAA
- the cytX gene encoding putative hydroxymethylpyrimidine transporter CytX, whose product MEQKRTSVYENGLIWFGAGVSIAEIITGTYFAPLGFGKGLLAVITGHIIGCAMLFLAGLIGGKARRSAMETVKMSFGSKGGIFFSILNVLQLVGWTAIMIYDGALAANGIFGAGKWVWSLVIGGLIILWILIGIKNLGKINTVAMAALFILTLILCKVIFFDGSELPISEESMSFGAAVELSVAMPLSWLPLISDYTREAEKPVAATAVSALVYGIISCWMYAIGMGAAIFTAESDIAQIMVKAGLGIAGLLIVVFSTVTTTFLDAYSAGISGESIFAKLKGKWVAVAAAVIGTAGAILFPMDDITNFLYLIGSVFAPMIAVQIADYFILKKDSSDKSFDVISCIVWVLGFALYRFLMTKDIPVGNTLPDMAVTIVLCVAAKKIFAGNTKSLKAKTE is encoded by the coding sequence ATGGAACAGAAACGCACTTCCGTTTATGAAAACGGACTTATCTGGTTCGGCGCAGGTGTTTCCATTGCCGAGATAATCACAGGTACTTATTTCGCACCTCTCGGCTTCGGCAAGGGACTTCTCGCTGTTATAACCGGTCACATCATCGGCTGCGCTATGCTTTTCCTTGCAGGTCTTATCGGTGGAAAAGCCCGCAGAAGTGCTATGGAGACCGTTAAAATGAGCTTCGGCAGCAAGGGCGGTATCTTCTTCTCTATACTCAACGTGCTTCAGCTCGTTGGCTGGACTGCTATCATGATATACGACGGTGCACTTGCCGCAAACGGCATTTTCGGCGCAGGAAAATGGGTGTGGAGCCTTGTTATAGGCGGACTCATCATACTCTGGATACTCATCGGTATCAAGAACCTCGGAAAAATAAACACTGTTGCAATGGCTGCACTTTTCATACTAACCCTCATTCTCTGTAAGGTCATCTTCTTTGACGGCAGCGAGCTCCCCATATCCGAGGAGAGCATGAGCTTCGGCGCAGCTGTTGAGCTTTCCGTAGCAATGCCGCTTTCATGGCTGCCCCTTATCAGCGACTACACAAGAGAAGCCGAAAAGCCTGTGGCTGCTACAGCTGTCAGCGCTTTAGTCTACGGTATCATAAGCTGCTGGATGTATGCCATCGGCATGGGTGCGGCTATATTCACTGCCGAATCCGACATCGCTCAGATAATGGTTAAGGCAGGTCTCGGCATTGCAGGACTTCTTATCGTTGTATTCTCAACTGTTACAACTACATTCCTTGACGCATACTCTGCAGGTATCTCGGGCGAATCCATATTTGCCAAGCTCAAGGGCAAATGGGTGGCTGTTGCGGCTGCCGTTATAGGTACTGCCGGAGCCATACTCTTCCCCATGGACGACATCACAAACTTCCTCTATCTTATCGGCTCGGTATTTGCTCCCATGATAGCTGTTCAGATAGCGGACTACTTCATACTCAAAAAGGACAGCTCCGACAAGAGCTTTGACGTAATAAGCTGTATCGTATGGGTACTGGGCTTTGCGCTGTACAGATTCCTTATGACAAAGGATATCCCCGTGGGAAATACTCTCCCCGATATGGCTGTAACTATTGTATTATGCGTTGCTGCAAAGAAGATATTTGCAGGCAATACAAAATCACTGAAAGCAAAAACAGAATAA
- the thiC gene encoding phosphomethylpyrimidine synthase ThiC, whose protein sequence is MRNYHTQMEAAKKGIITPEMEIVAKKEYIGAEELRALVAKGEVCIPCNINHKSISPEGIGTKMRTKINVNLGISGDAKNYDVEMEKVDMALKFGAEAIMDLSNYGKTNTFRKALIEKSPAMIGTVPMYDAIGYLEKDLLEITAEDFLRVVRAHAEEGVDFMTIHAGINRRAVEAFRREGRKMNIVSRGGSLLFAWMMMTGNENPFYEHYDEVLDILREYDCTISLGDALRPGCIDDSTDAGQISELIELGALTTRAWEKDVQVMVEGPGHMAMNEIAANMKIQKRICHNAPFYVLGPLVTDIFPGYDHITSAIGGAIAAASGADFLCYVTPAEHLRLPDTNDVKEGIIASLIAAHAADIAKGIPHATDRDNAMAEARHEVDWEKMFEIAVDGEKARAYFESTPPADRHTCSMCGKMCAVRTTNMILNGEKVEFCTEK, encoded by the coding sequence ATGAGAAATTATCATACACAGATGGAAGCGGCTAAAAAGGGCATAATCACTCCCGAAATGGAAATTGTCGCTAAGAAGGAATATATCGGCGCTGAGGAGCTTCGCGCTCTGGTTGCAAAGGGAGAGGTTTGTATCCCCTGCAATATCAATCACAAATCCATATCCCCCGAGGGTATCGGTACCAAAATGCGCACAAAGATAAACGTGAACCTGGGTATCTCAGGCGACGCAAAGAACTACGACGTGGAAATGGAAAAGGTAGATATGGCGCTGAAATTCGGTGCTGAGGCTATCATGGACCTGTCCAACTACGGCAAGACCAACACATTCCGCAAGGCTCTTATCGAGAAGTCCCCCGCTATGATAGGAACTGTTCCTATGTACGACGCTATCGGCTACCTTGAAAAGGACCTCCTTGAAATAACCGCTGAGGACTTCCTCAGAGTTGTCCGTGCTCACGCAGAGGAGGGCGTTGATTTCATGACTATCCACGCAGGCATCAACCGCCGTGCTGTTGAGGCTTTCCGCAGAGAGGGACGCAAAATGAACATCGTTTCACGCGGCGGCTCCCTGCTCTTTGCATGGATGATGATGACAGGCAACGAGAACCCATTCTACGAGCATTACGATGAGGTGCTGGACATTCTGCGCGAGTATGACTGCACCATCTCCCTCGGTGACGCTCTCCGTCCCGGCTGTATCGACGACTCCACAGACGCAGGTCAGATCTCCGAGCTCATCGAGCTTGGCGCTCTCACCACAAGAGCATGGGAAAAGGACGTTCAGGTAATGGTAGAGGGTCCCGGACATATGGCTATGAACGAGATAGCTGCTAACATGAAGATACAGAAGCGTATCTGCCACAATGCTCCTTTCTACGTACTCGGACCTCTTGTTACCGACATATTCCCCGGATACGACCATATCACATCTGCTATCGGCGGAGCTATAGCTGCTGCCAGCGGTGCAGACTTCCTCTGCTATGTTACCCCTGCGGAGCATCTCCGTCTTCCCGATACCAATGACGTTAAGGAGGGGATCATCGCAAGCCTTATCGCTGCTCATGCTGCTGATATCGCAAAGGGGATCCCCCACGCCACAGACCGCGACAACGCTATGGCTGAGGCACGTCACGAAGTTGACTGGGAGAAGATGTTCGAGATAGCTGTTGACGGCGAAAAAGCAAGGGCTTACTTCGAGAGCACTCCCCCCGCCGACAGACACACCTGCTCAATGTGCGGCAAGATGTGTGCTGTAAGAACTACAAACATGATACTCAACGGCGAAAAGGTCGAATTCTGCACTGAGAAATAA
- a CDS encoding NAD(P)/FAD-dependent oxidoreductase has translation MKKVIIIGAGPAGLTAAYELLRDGSGEYDVTVLEETTAIGGISKTVNYKGNRMDMGGHRFFSKIPEVNQWWSEMLPMQGSPSSDDKYLKRHVNVEAGGPDPQKENRVMLKRRRVSRILFNDKFYDYPVSLKPETIKNFGFLTTMKVGFSYLKAAIHKRPETNLENFYINCFGKELYSMFFEYYTENLWGRHPSEIDASWGAQRTKGLSIVGIIKDFFGKLFKVKNRKVNTSLIEEFKYPKLGPGQLWEVTADEVQKLGGHIIMEAAVKKLHKNSDNVLTGVTYIKDGQEVELSGDCVISSMPVKDLVAGMNDVPEDASRIAAGLPYRDYMTLGVLVPKLKLKNKTTMKTVGNIVPDCWVYVQDRRVKMGRFQIYNNWSPYMVKDLGHTVWLGLEYFVTEGDKFWNMTEEQFSDFCVKEMVKLGLIDSADEVIDTHMEKVKKAYPAYFDTYEEMDKLISYLDTIPNLYCVGRNGQHRYNNIDHSMVTSFEAVKAIKSGSSDKSAIWNVNTEKEYHEEKQK, from the coding sequence ATGAAAAAAGTCATTATCATCGGCGCAGGACCTGCAGGTCTTACTGCTGCATATGAGCTTCTCAGAGACGGCTCGGGCGAGTACGACGTCACCGTCCTCGAGGAAACTACCGCTATCGGCGGTATCTCCAAAACTGTAAACTACAAGGGCAACCGTATGGATATGGGCGGTCACCGCTTCTTCTCCAAGATACCCGAGGTAAATCAGTGGTGGAGCGAGATGCTCCCAATGCAGGGCTCGCCTTCATCGGACGACAAATATCTCAAGAGACATGTAAACGTTGAAGCAGGCGGCCCCGACCCTCAGAAGGAAAACCGCGTAATGCTCAAGAGACGCAGAGTTTCCCGTATCCTTTTCAACGATAAGTTCTACGATTACCCTGTATCACTGAAGCCCGAAACTATCAAGAACTTCGGTTTCCTTACAACTATGAAGGTAGGCTTCAGCTACCTGAAGGCTGCTATCCACAAGCGTCCCGAAACTAATCTTGAAAACTTCTACATCAACTGCTTCGGTAAGGAGCTCTACTCAATGTTCTTCGAGTACTACACCGAGAACCTCTGGGGCAGACACCCCAGCGAGATCGACGCTTCATGGGGCGCTCAGCGTACAAAGGGTCTGTCTATCGTAGGCATCATCAAGGACTTCTTCGGAAAGCTCTTCAAGGTAAAGAACCGTAAGGTAAATACTTCCCTTATCGAGGAGTTCAAGTACCCTAAGCTTGGTCCCGGACAGCTCTGGGAGGTTACAGCCGATGAGGTACAGAAGCTTGGCGGTCACATCATCATGGAGGCTGCTGTAAAGAAGCTCCACAAGAACTCAGACAATGTTCTCACAGGAGTTACTTATATCAAGGACGGTCAGGAGGTAGAGCTCAGCGGCGACTGCGTTATCTCCTCAATGCCTGTCAAGGATCTTGTTGCAGGCATGAACGACGTTCCCGAGGACGCTTCACGCATCGCAGCAGGTCTTCCCTACCGTGATTATATGACCCTCGGTGTTCTCGTTCCAAAGCTCAAGCTCAAGAACAAGACCACTATGAAGACCGTCGGCAATATCGTGCCTGACTGCTGGGTATACGTTCAGGACAGACGTGTTAAAATGGGTCGTTTCCAGATCTATAACAACTGGTCTCCTTACATGGTAAAGGATCTCGGTCATACCGTATGGCTAGGTCTTGAGTACTTCGTAACAGAGGGTGACAAGTTCTGGAACATGACTGAGGAACAGTTCTCAGACTTCTGCGTAAAGGAAATGGTAAAGCTTGGTCTTATCGACAGCGCAGACGAGGTAATCGATACCCACATGGAAAAGGTAAAGAAGGCTTATCCTGCTTACTTCGACACATACGAGGAAATGGACAAGCTCATCAGCTACCTTGATACTATCCCCAACCTCTACTGTGTAGGACGTAACGGTCAGCACAGATACAACAACATCGACCACTCAATGGTTACTTCATTCGAGGCTGTAAAGGCTATCAAGAGCGGCAGCTCCGACAAGTCTGCTATCTGGAACGTTAATACCGAAAAGGAATACCACGAGGAGAAGCAGAAGTAA
- a CDS encoding GtrA family protein produces MDEIKQIFRDKQFKKLFVGDTDNTLIQFFRYLFVGGLATVVDWGLSFVLFKFVFGERFAVAANSLSFVAGLVVNYLISTFWIFKTSNVKNKLVEFLGFAAIGVVGLLLTMVITWGFKVWLEDKTSAYQMIAKIVSTAVSFLWNFFARKILLYTKKEEK; encoded by the coding sequence ATGGACGAGATTAAGCAGATATTCCGCGACAAGCAGTTCAAGAAGCTGTTTGTGGGTGATACTGATAATACGCTGATACAGTTCTTCCGCTATCTTTTCGTCGGCGGACTTGCCACTGTTGTTGACTGGGGACTCTCATTCGTACTCTTTAAGTTCGTTTTCGGTGAGAGATTTGCTGTTGCAGCCAATTCCCTCTCATTCGTCGCAGGTCTCGTTGTCAACTACCTCATAAGCACATTCTGGATATTCAAGACCTCAAATGTCAAGAATAAACTGGTGGAATTCCTCGGCTTCGCTGCTATCGGCGTTGTGGGACTTCTTCTCACCATGGTGATAACATGGGGCTTCAAGGTATGGCTTGAGGACAAGACAAGCGCTTATCAGATGATCGCAAAGATAGTTTCAACTGCGGTATCATTCCTCTGGAATTTCTTCGCAAGAAAGATTCTCCTTTACACAAAAAAGGAAGAAAAATAA
- a CDS encoding DUF1858 domain-containing protein, producing MAQVTKETKIGELLQLDKDVSPILFSIGMHCLGCPASQGESIEEAAMVHGVNADELVNAINQKLAE from the coding sequence ATGGCACAGGTTACAAAGGAAACAAAGATAGGCGAGCTTCTCCAGCTTGACAAGGACGTATCACCAATTCTTTTCAGTATCGGTATGCACTGCCTCGGATGTCCTGCATCACAGGGCGAATCAATTGAGGAAGCTGCAATGGTTCACGGAGTAAACGCAGACGAGCTTGTAAACGCTATCAATCAGAAGCTTGCTGAATAA
- a CDS encoding TetR/AcrR family transcriptional regulator has translation MYKGSNKSALLSQKLISDALLRLLESMPFNDISVSDLCREAQVSRQTFYSLFGTKENVVIYELSHNCCFLPDESSPSCHSAAFRSFCEGYSRYIVANSHIIELLVRNDMIHFLYDVQYRSLLECEHFIGDVSDDDRVFIVDFIASGMNSIAKNYVLQGSKADVAFLTKLMFSLFGGLYFKNYR, from the coding sequence ATGTATAAAGGCAGCAATAAATCCGCTCTGTTGTCTCAGAAGCTTATTTCCGATGCGCTTCTGCGGCTTCTCGAGTCAATGCCATTCAATGATATAAGCGTCAGCGACCTCTGCCGCGAAGCTCAGGTCTCCCGTCAGACGTTCTACTCCCTTTTCGGCACAAAGGAAAACGTGGTGATATATGAGCTCAGCCATAACTGCTGCTTTCTTCCCGACGAGAGTTCTCCCTCCTGTCATTCGGCGGCATTTCGCTCATTCTGCGAGGGCTACAGCAGATACATAGTGGCTAACAGCCATATCATCGAGCTCCTTGTGCGAAACGACATGATACATTTTCTCTATGATGTGCAGTACCGCTCTCTCCTTGAATGTGAGCATTTCATCGGTGACGTTTCCGACGACGACCGTGTATTCATCGTTGACTTCATAGCCAGCGGCATGAACAGTATTGCCAAGAACTATGTACTTCAGGGCAGCAAGGCGGACGTAGCCTTCCTCACAAAGCTTATGTTCAGCCTCTTCGGAGGCTTGTACTTCAAGAATTACAGATAA
- a CDS encoding ABC transporter ATP-binding protein, whose amino-acid sequence MANVIEVNNVYKAFGKGESMTKVLSGASLSVGKGEFVSLMGASGSGKSTLLYLIGGLDRYFNGNINVCGYDIAKMKEKDLSKMRLDKIGFIFQFYNLVQNLNVEDNILLPSSVKGKSKAEMKAQLDEILRITGLTEKRKAKPSELSGGQQQRVAIARAVIGNPEIILADEPTGNLDSNAGAEIMKLFSEINKQKGITILQVTHSHKCASYGDRVVELVNGRTDMQEAEAAAAAPAQTAAPVQEAADSQ is encoded by the coding sequence ATGGCTAATGTAATAGAAGTAAATAATGTATATAAAGCATTCGGCAAGGGCGAGAGCATGACAAAGGTATTGTCGGGTGCCTCCCTCAGCGTAGGCAAGGGCGAGTTCGTATCACTTATGGGTGCATCGGGAAGCGGTAAATCAACGCTTCTTTACCTCATAGGCGGACTTGACAGATACTTCAACGGCAATATCAATGTATGCGGATACGACATTGCAAAGATGAAGGAGAAAGACCTTTCAAAGATGAGACTTGACAAGATAGGTTTTATTTTCCAGTTCTACAATCTTGTTCAGAATCTGAACGTTGAGGACAATATCCTGCTTCCGTCAAGTGTAAAGGGCAAGAGCAAGGCTGAGATGAAAGCTCAGCTTGACGAGATACTCCGCATCACAGGACTTACAGAAAAGCGCAAGGCAAAGCCCTCAGAGCTTTCGGGCGGTCAGCAGCAGAGAGTTGCTATCGCAAGAGCAGTTATCGGCAATCCCGAGATAATACTTGCAGACGAGCCCACAGGTAACCTTGACTCAAATGCAGGCGCAGAGATAATGAAGCTGTTCTCTGAGATAAACAAGCAGAAGGGTATAACTATCCTACAGGTAACACATTCCCACAAGTGCGCATCATACGGTGACAGAGTTGTTGAACTCGTAAACGGCAGGACCGATATGCAGGAGGCTGAGGCAGCTGCCGCAGCACCAGCACAGACAGCTGCGCCGGTACAGGAAGCAGCTGACTCACAGTAA